In Actinomycetes bacterium, the genomic stretch TGGTCACGGCCGCCGACTACGCCGAGGCGCTCCGGTTCTACCGGGACGCGCTCGGCCTCAGGCAGCAAGCCGCCTACCCGTCGCCCGGTGGGCGGGTGACCATCCTGGAGGCCGGTCGTGCCACGCTCGAGCTGACCGATCCAGTGCACGCGGACTTCATCGACGAGGTCGAGGTCGGGGGCGGGTGGCCGGGCACATCCGGGTCGCGTTCCAGGGTGTGTGCTCGAGAGGGGCGCTGTGATGAGCATGCGCTACAAGCTGCTCGGTCGGACCGGCCTGCGCGTCTCGGAGCTGTGCCTCGGCGCGATGATCTTCGGGGACAGCCGGGGCGGTTGGGGTGCGAGCAGGGACGAGGCTGCCCGCATCGTCGAGCGGTTCGCCGAGGCGGGCGGCAACTTCGTCGATACCGCCAACTACTACGCGCGCGGCGAGAGTGAGCGCATCGTCGGTGAGCTGATCAAGGCGGAGCGCGAGCGCTGGGTGCTGTCGACCAAGTACACGCTCACGATGCGCCCCGATGACCCCAACGGCGGCGGCGCCCACCGCAAGAGCCTGGTGCAGTCGCTTGAGGCAAGCCTGCGGCGGCTCGGCACCGACTACATCGACCTGTACTGGGTGCACATCTGGGACGCCTTCACGCCGGTCGAAGAGGTCGTGCGTGCACTCGACGACGTCGTCAGCGCCGGCAAGGTCCTCTACGTCGGCATCTCCGACACGCCCGCCTGGATCGTCTCGCAAGCGGTCACCCTGGCCGACCTGCGCGGCTGGACGCGCTTCGCCGGCCTACAAGTCCCGTACAGTCTGGTCGAGCGCAGCGTCGAGCGTGAGCTGTTGCCGATGGCACAGGCGCTCAAGCTGACGGTGACCGCCTGGTCGCCGCTCGGCGGCGGCTTGCTGACCGGCCGCTACGGCAGCGACCGTGACCGGCCCGATGACACCCGCATCGCCGCCTTCGGCGAGAGCAGTCTGACCGATCGCAGCCTCGCGATCGCCGACGCGGTCAACGCGGTCGCCG encodes the following:
- a CDS encoding aldo/keto reductase — translated: MSMRYKLLGRTGLRVSELCLGAMIFGDSRGGWGASRDEAARIVERFAEAGGNFVDTANYYARGESERIVGELIKAERERWVLSTKYTLTMRPDDPNGGGAHRKSLVQSLEASLRRLGTDYIDLYWVHIWDAFTPVEEVVRALDDVVSAGKVLYVGISDTPAWIVSQAVTLADLRGWTRFAGLQVPYSLVERSVERELLPMAQALKLTVTAWSPLGGGLLTGRYGSDRDRPDDTRIAAFGESSLTDRSLAIADAVNAVAAGRGASSAQVAIAWVRAQQARSVIVPVLGARRREQLQDNLGALELELTDEELARLEEVSRIELGFPHDFGGGRLAYGDTRPLIDNHRHPTAHT